One Sinorhizobium mexicanum genomic region harbors:
- a CDS encoding glutamate synthase subunit beta, which yields MGKVTGFLEIDRQVAKYQPASDRIRHFREFTIPMSDQEVQKQAARCMDCGIPYCHGPTGCPVHNQIPDWNDLVYNGNWDEAIRNLHSTNNFPEFTGRVCPAPCEEACTLNLEDVPVAIKTVEQAIADKAYEMGYIVPQPAVTKTGKKVAVIGSGPAGMAAAQQLARAGHEVHVYERESKPGGLLRYGIPDFKMEKNFIDRRIEQMRGEGVTFHCGINVGADLPVQKLFEDCDAVLYCGGSETPRDAGIPGVEFAGVHDAMPYLVQQNRRLGRENIDSVGWPSEPILAGGKHVVVVGGGDTASDCVGTAFRQGAVKVTQLDIRPQPPEKEDKLAVWPFWATKMRTSSSQAEGAVREFQVATLEFIGDEDGVLTGVKCCQVDERRKPIAGTEFIIKADLAFIAIGFRGPFTNSVLKDLGDKLTLNTDRRGSTNVVANERDYKTSVDKLWTAGDVRRGQSLVVWAIREGRQAARAIDEALMGSSVLPR from the coding sequence ATGGGTAAGGTAACTGGATTTCTCGAGATCGACCGGCAGGTGGCAAAGTACCAGCCGGCATCCGACCGCATCCGCCATTTCCGTGAATTCACCATTCCAATGTCCGACCAGGAGGTGCAGAAGCAGGCAGCGCGCTGCATGGACTGCGGCATACCCTATTGCCATGGCCCGACCGGCTGCCCGGTGCACAACCAGATCCCGGATTGGAACGACCTCGTCTACAACGGCAACTGGGACGAGGCGATCCGCAACCTGCATTCGACCAACAACTTCCCGGAATTCACCGGCCGCGTCTGCCCGGCGCCGTGCGAGGAGGCCTGCACGCTGAACCTCGAGGATGTGCCGGTCGCGATCAAGACGGTCGAGCAGGCGATCGCCGACAAGGCCTATGAGATGGGTTACATCGTGCCGCAGCCGGCGGTCACCAAGACCGGCAAGAAGGTCGCGGTCATCGGCTCGGGTCCGGCCGGCATGGCGGCTGCCCAGCAGCTTGCCCGCGCCGGTCACGAAGTCCATGTCTACGAGCGCGAGTCGAAGCCCGGCGGGTTGCTGCGCTATGGCATTCCGGACTTCAAAATGGAGAAGAACTTCATCGACCGCCGCATCGAGCAGATGCGCGGCGAAGGCGTCACCTTCCATTGCGGCATCAATGTCGGTGCAGACCTGCCGGTGCAGAAGCTCTTCGAGGACTGTGACGCTGTTCTTTATTGCGGCGGCTCCGAGACACCGCGCGACGCCGGAATTCCGGGCGTGGAATTTGCCGGCGTGCACGATGCGATGCCCTATCTGGTGCAGCAGAACCGCCGCCTCGGCCGCGAGAACATCGACAGTGTCGGCTGGCCCTCCGAACCGATCCTCGCCGGCGGCAAGCATGTCGTCGTCGTCGGCGGCGGCGATACGGCGTCCGACTGTGTCGGCACGGCGTTCCGTCAGGGTGCTGTCAAGGTGACGCAGCTCGATATTCGCCCGCAGCCGCCGGAGAAGGAAGACAAGCTCGCCGTCTGGCCGTTCTGGGCGACGAAGATGCGCACCTCCTCCAGCCAGGCGGAAGGTGCGGTTCGCGAGTTCCAGGTCGCGACGCTGGAGTTCATCGGTGACGAGGATGGTGTGCTTACCGGCGTCAAGTGCTGTCAGGTCGACGAGCGCCGCAAGCCGATCGCCGGAACCGAGTTCATCATCAAGGCCGATCTCGCTTTCATCGCCATCGGTTTCCGTGGTCCTTTCACCAACAGCGTGCTCAAGGACCTCGGCGACAAGCTGACGCTTAACACCGACCGGCGCGGCTCGACCAATGTTGTCGCCAATGAGCGGGACTACAAGACGTCGGTCGACAAGCTTTGGACCGCCGGCGACGTCCGCCGCGGCCAGTCGCTCGTAGTCTGGGCGATCCGCGAAGGCCGACAGGCGGCCCGGGCCATCGACGAGGCGCTGATGGGGTCGAGCGTCCTGCCGCGGTAG
- the gltB gene encoding glutamate synthase large subunit, whose protein sequence is MTDHSPSQQTGLHLAHNAATDAKTPAFPSGLPRKQGLYDPRNEHDACGVGFVAHMKGEKSHQIVRDGLFMLENLTHRGAVGADPLMGDGAGILVQIPDRFFREEMAKQGVTLPKAGEYAVGYLFMPRDEKLIAHFKDVISEVVAEEGQHLLGFRDVPVDNSSLSKAPDIAATEPHHVQVFIGAGRDAATNAEFERRLFTLRKVISNRIYAEADGGDLGFYVVSLSTSTVVYKGMFLAYQVGAYYKDLADERFQSAVALVHQRFSTNTFPSWKLAHPYRMVAHNGEINTLRGNVNWMAARQASVSSPLFGDDISKLWPISYEGQSDTACFDNALEFLIRGGYSLAHAVMMLIPEAWAGNQLMSPERKAFYEYHAALMEPWDGPAAVAFTDGRQIGATLDRNGLRPARYIVTSDDRVIMASEAGVLPVAQDKIVRKWRLQPGKMLLIDMEEGRIISDEEVKSSLADKHPYRKWLDDTQLILEDLKPVEPRALRRDVSLIDRQQAFGYSLEDTKLLMSPMATTGQEAIGSMGTDTPISAMSNKTKLLYTYFKQNFAQVTNPPIDPIREELVMSLVSFIGPRPNILDHEGMAHAKRLEVRQPILTNGDLEKIRSIGHTEDRFDTKTLDFTYDISRGAEGMPEMLDRLCERAEAAVKGGYNIIVLSDRQVGPDRVAIPALLATAAVHHHLIRKGLRTSVGIVLESGEPREVHHFCLLAGYGAEAINPYLAFDTLVDMHKRGEFPKEVDANEVVYRYIKAVGKGILKVMSKMGISTYQSYCGAQIFDAVGLSSKLVDQYFFGTATTIEGIGLEEIAAETVTRHKAAFGADPVLANTLDIGGEYAYRMRGESHAWTPDAIASLQHAVRGNAEDRYREFAEMVNTSSLRMNTIRGLFTIKSAEAVGRKPIPVEEVEPATDIVKRFSTGAMSFGSISREAHTTLAIAMNRIGGKSNTGEGGEESDRYMPLPDGSMNPQRSAIKQIASGRFGVTTEYLVNADVLQIKVAQGAKPGEGGQLPGHKVDATVAKTRHSTPGVGLISPPPHHDIYSIEDLAQLIYDLKNVNPEADVSVKLVSEVGVGTVAAGVAKARADHITIAGFDGGTGASPLTSLKHAGSPWEIGLAETQQTLVLNGLRSRVALQVDGGLKTGRDVIIGALLGADEFGFATAPLIAAGCIMMRKCHLNTCPVGVATQDPVLRKRFKGTPEHVINYFFFVAEEVREILASLGVKKLDEIIGASELLERDRMIEHWKAKGLDFSKIFHKVEAPKEATYWTERQKHPIDDILDRKLIEKAKTALETKAPVAFETEIKNVDRSAGAMLSGALAKRWGHKGLKDDTINVTLKGTAGQSFGAFLARGITFDLVGDGNDYVGKGLSGGRIIVRPPENANIVPHQSIIVGNTVLYGAISGECYFNGVAGERFAVRNSGAIAVVEGVGDHGCEYMTGGVVVVIGGTGRNFAAGMSGGVAYVLDEEGDFARRCNMAMVELQPVPEEDDMLEKLHHHGGDLMHKGMVDVSGDMTRHDEERLYQLISNHLHYTGSPRAKEILDQWTDYRPKFRKVMPVEYRRALEDMERMKMAEAAE, encoded by the coding sequence ATGACGGATCATTCGCCATCACAGCAAACAGGGCTCCACCTCGCACACAACGCTGCGACGGATGCGAAAACGCCCGCTTTCCCATCCGGATTACCGCGAAAACAGGGGCTCTATGACCCGCGAAACGAGCACGACGCCTGCGGCGTCGGCTTCGTCGCCCATATGAAGGGTGAGAAGTCGCATCAGATCGTGCGCGATGGCCTCTTCATGCTCGAAAACCTGACGCATCGCGGCGCCGTTGGCGCCGACCCGCTGATGGGCGACGGCGCCGGTATCCTCGTTCAGATTCCCGATCGCTTCTTCCGCGAGGAGATGGCCAAGCAGGGCGTCACCCTGCCGAAAGCCGGCGAATACGCCGTCGGTTATCTCTTCATGCCGCGCGACGAAAAGCTGATCGCCCATTTCAAGGATGTGATCAGCGAGGTCGTCGCCGAAGAAGGCCAGCACCTGCTCGGCTTCCGTGACGTGCCGGTCGACAATTCCTCGCTTTCCAAGGCGCCGGACATCGCCGCCACCGAACCGCACCACGTGCAGGTCTTTATCGGTGCCGGCCGCGACGCCGCCACCAACGCCGAATTCGAGCGCCGGCTGTTCACGCTGCGCAAGGTGATCTCCAACCGCATCTATGCGGAGGCGGACGGCGGCGATCTCGGTTTCTATGTCGTCTCGCTGTCGACCTCGACGGTGGTCTACAAGGGCATGTTCCTCGCCTACCAGGTCGGCGCCTACTACAAGGATCTTGCCGACGAGCGCTTCCAGTCGGCGGTGGCGTTGGTGCACCAGCGGTTCTCGACGAACACCTTCCCGTCCTGGAAGCTCGCGCATCCCTATCGCATGGTCGCGCATAACGGCGAGATCAACACGCTGCGCGGCAACGTCAACTGGATGGCGGCGCGGCAGGCTTCGGTCTCTTCACCGCTTTTCGGCGACGACATCTCCAAGCTCTGGCCGATTTCCTATGAAGGCCAGTCGGACACGGCCTGCTTCGACAACGCGCTCGAATTCCTGATCAGGGGCGGCTATTCGCTTGCGCATGCGGTGATGATGCTGATCCCGGAAGCCTGGGCCGGCAACCAGCTGATGTCGCCGGAGAGGAAGGCCTTTTATGAATATCATGCGGCGCTGATGGAGCCATGGGATGGGCCGGCGGCGGTTGCCTTCACCGACGGCCGACAGATCGGCGCGACGCTCGATCGCAACGGCTTGCGTCCGGCACGCTACATCGTCACCAGCGACGACCGCGTCATCATGGCGTCGGAAGCAGGCGTGCTGCCGGTCGCCCAGGACAAGATCGTCCGGAAATGGCGGCTGCAGCCCGGCAAGATGCTGCTGATCGACATGGAAGAAGGCCGCATCATCTCCGACGAGGAGGTGAAGTCTTCGCTTGCCGACAAGCATCCCTATCGCAAGTGGCTCGATGATACGCAGTTGATCCTCGAGGACCTGAAGCCGGTCGAGCCCCGGGCGCTTCGCCGCGATGTATCGCTGATCGACCGCCAGCAGGCCTTCGGTTATTCGCTGGAAGACACCAAGCTCCTGATGTCGCCGATGGCGACGACCGGGCAGGAGGCGATCGGCTCGATGGGCACCGACACGCCGATATCGGCCATGTCGAACAAGACCAAGCTGCTTTACACCTATTTCAAGCAGAACTTCGCGCAAGTCACCAACCCGCCGATCGATCCGATCCGCGAGGAATTGGTAATGAGCCTCGTCTCGTTCATCGGCCCGCGACCCAACATCCTCGACCACGAGGGCATGGCGCATGCCAAGCGGCTCGAGGTTCGCCAGCCGATCCTCACCAATGGCGACCTCGAAAAGATCCGCTCGATCGGCCACACGGAAGACCGGTTCGACACCAAGACGCTCGACTTCACCTATGACATTTCGCGAGGTGCGGAAGGCATGCCGGAAATGCTCGATCGCCTTTGCGAGCGGGCGGAAGCGGCGGTCAAGGGCGGCTACAACATCATCGTCCTCTCTGATCGTCAGGTCGGCCCGGATCGTGTCGCGATTCCGGCGCTGCTTGCGACTGCGGCCGTGCACCATCATCTGATCCGCAAGGGCCTGCGTACCTCAGTCGGCATCGTGCTCGAATCGGGCGAGCCGCGCGAGGTGCACCATTTCTGCCTGCTCGCCGGCTACGGTGCCGAGGCGATCAACCCGTATCTTGCCTTCGACACGCTGGTCGACATGCACAAGCGTGGCGAGTTCCCGAAGGAAGTCGACGCCAACGAGGTCGTCTACCGCTACATCAAGGCGGTCGGCAAAGGCATCCTCAAGGTCATGTCGAAGATGGGCATTTCGACCTACCAGTCCTATTGCGGCGCGCAGATCTTCGACGCCGTCGGCCTGTCGTCGAAGCTGGTCGACCAGTATTTCTTCGGCACAGCGACCACGATCGAAGGCATCGGTCTCGAAGAGATCGCGGCCGAGACGGTCACCCGCCACAAGGCGGCCTTTGGCGCCGATCCGGTGCTCGCCAACACGCTCGACATCGGCGGCGAATATGCATACCGCATGCGCGGTGAGAGCCACGCCTGGACGCCCGATGCCATTGCCTCGCTCCAGCACGCCGTGCGCGGCAATGCCGAGGACCGCTACCGCGAATTCGCCGAGATGGTGAATACGTCGTCGCTGCGCATGAACACGATCCGCGGCCTCTTCACGATCAAGAGCGCCGAGGCCGTTGGCCGCAAGCCGATCCCGGTCGAGGAGGTCGAACCGGCGACGGATATCGTCAAGCGTTTCTCGACCGGGGCGATGTCCTTCGGCTCGATCAGTCGCGAGGCGCATACGACGCTGGCAATCGCCATGAACCGGATAGGCGGCAAGTCGAACACCGGCGAAGGCGGCGAGGAGAGCGACCGCTACATGCCGCTACCGGACGGTTCGATGAACCCGCAGCGCTCGGCGATCAAGCAGATCGCATCCGGCCGCTTCGGCGTCACCACCGAATATCTGGTCAACGCAGACGTGCTGCAGATCAAGGTGGCCCAAGGTGCAAAGCCCGGCGAGGGCGGCCAGCTCCCCGGCCACAAGGTCGACGCAACGGTCGCCAAGACCCGGCATTCGACGCCGGGCGTCGGCCTGATCTCGCCGCCGCCGCACCACGACATCTATTCGATCGAAGATCTGGCGCAGCTGATCTACGATCTGAAGAACGTCAACCCGGAGGCGGATGTCTCCGTCAAGCTGGTGTCGGAAGTGGGTGTCGGTACGGTTGCGGCCGGCGTCGCCAAGGCACGCGCCGATCACATCACGATTGCGGGCTTTGACGGCGGCACCGGTGCCTCGCCGCTGACCTCGCTGAAGCATGCAGGCAGCCCGTGGGAAATCGGTCTTGCCGAAACCCAGCAGACGCTTGTTCTCAACGGTCTGCGTTCGCGCGTCGCGTTGCAGGTCGATGGCGGCCTGAAGACCGGGCGCGACGTCATCATCGGGGCGCTGCTCGGTGCAGACGAGTTCGGTTTCGCGACCGCGCCGCTGATCGCCGCCGGCTGTATCATGATGCGCAAGTGCCACCTGAACACCTGTCCCGTCGGTGTCGCGACCCAGGATCCGGTGCTCCGGAAACGCTTCAAGGGCACGCCGGAACATGTCATCAACTACTTCTTCTTCGTTGCAGAGGAAGTGCGCGAGATCCTCGCTTCGCTTGGCGTGAAAAAGCTCGATGAGATCATCGGCGCTTCGGAACTGCTCGAGCGCGACCGCATGATCGAGCATTGGAAGGCCAAGGGCCTCGACTTCTCGAAGATCTTCCACAAGGTGGAGGCTCCCAAGGAAGCGACCTATTGGACCGAGCGCCAGAAGCATCCGATCGACGACATTCTCGACCGCAAGCTGATCGAGAAGGCAAAGACCGCGCTCGAAACCAAGGCGCCGGTTGCCTTCGAGACAGAGATCAAGAACGTCGACCGTTCGGCCGGCGCGATGCTTTCCGGTGCGCTCGCCAAGCGCTGGGGTCACAAGGGGTTGAAGGACGATACGATCAACGTCACGCTCAAGGGCACGGCGGGCCAGTCCTTCGGCGCCTTCCTCGCGCGCGGTATCACCTTCGACCTCGTGGGCGACGGCAACGACTATGTCGGCAAGGGGCTCTCGGGCGGACGTATCATCGTCCGGCCGCCGGAAAACGCCAACATCGTGCCGCATCAGTCGATCATCGTCGGCAACACCGTGCTTTACGGAGCAATCTCGGGCGAATGCTACTTCAACGGCGTCGCCGGCGAGCGCTTCGCGGTGCGTAACTCCGGTGCGATCGCGGTCGTCGAGGGGGTTGGCGATCACGGCTGCGAATACATGACCGGCGGCGTCGTCGTCGTCATTGGCGGAACGGGCCGCAACTTCGCTGCCGGCATGTCCGGCGGCGTCGCCTATGTGCTCGACGAGGAGGGCGATTTCGCCCGTCGCTGCAACATGGCGATGGTCGAGCTGCAGCCGGTGCCGGAGGAAGACGACATGCTGGAGAAGCTGCACCACCACGGCGGCGACCTCATGCACAAGGGCATGGTCGATGTCTCGGGTGACATGACGCGTCACGACGAGGAGCGGCTCTACCAGTTGATCTCCAATCATCTACACTACACGGGCTCGCCCCGTGCCAAGGAGATCCTCGATCAGTGGACGGATTACCGACCGAAATTCCGCAAGGTCATGCCGGTCGAATACCGCCGTGCGCTCGAGGACATGGAACGCATGAAAATGGCAGAGGCGGCCGAATAG
- a CDS encoding threonine aldolase family protein: protein MIFSSDNWAGAHPAIAESLMAHAGGYASAYGTSELDRKVEKKFSEIFQREVAVFFVGTGTAANALALSSVNRAGGVVFCHREAHVHVDECGAPEFFSHGARLCPVDGIGGKMDASGLEVEIRRFPPEFIHGGRPMAVTITQATESGTVYSPAEIDAIAAVAKSHKLPLHMDGARFANALVSLDVSPAEMTWKRGIDLLSFGGTKNGCWCAEALILFDPSKAHEMHFLRKRAAQLFSKSRFIAAQFDAYLSGDLWLNLARHANTMATRLADGISASGKSRLAWSPDANEVFVILKQDVASKLQQQGAVFYDWHVPDDLAGSLDGDEGFYRLVTSFATRSEDVDRFVEAC, encoded by the coding sequence ATGATTTTTTCCTCCGACAACTGGGCTGGCGCCCACCCGGCAATCGCCGAAAGCCTGATGGCTCATGCAGGCGGCTATGCTTCCGCCTACGGCACGAGCGAACTCGACCGGAAGGTGGAAAAGAAATTCTCCGAAATTTTCCAAAGGGAGGTGGCGGTATTTTTCGTGGGCACGGGTACCGCCGCCAACGCGCTGGCGCTGTCCAGCGTCAACCGGGCCGGCGGCGTGGTCTTTTGTCATCGGGAGGCGCATGTCCACGTCGACGAGTGCGGTGCACCGGAATTCTTCTCGCACGGGGCAAGGCTTTGCCCAGTCGATGGCATTGGCGGCAAGATGGATGCGTCAGGGCTTGAGGTCGAGATCCGTCGCTTTCCCCCGGAGTTCATCCATGGCGGCCGGCCGATGGCAGTGACCATCACCCAGGCAACGGAAAGCGGCACGGTCTATTCGCCGGCCGAAATCGACGCGATCGCTGCTGTCGCGAAATCGCACAAACTTCCTCTCCACATGGACGGCGCGCGCTTCGCCAATGCGCTCGTCAGCCTCGATGTGTCACCAGCGGAAATGACCTGGAAGCGCGGCATCGATCTCCTCTCGTTCGGCGGCACCAAGAACGGCTGCTGGTGTGCCGAAGCGCTGATCCTGTTCGACCCTTCGAAGGCACACGAAATGCACTTCCTGCGCAAACGTGCCGCCCAACTCTTTTCGAAGTCCCGCTTCATCGCGGCGCAGTTCGACGCCTATCTCTCAGGGGACCTGTGGCTCAATCTCGCCCGTCATGCGAACACGATGGCCACGCGCCTTGCCGACGGCATTTCCGCCTCGGGGAAAAGCCGGCTGGCCTGGTCGCCGGACGCCAACGAAGTCTTCGTGATCCTCAAGCAGGACGTGGCGTCGAAGCTCCAGCAACAGGGCGCGGTCTTCTACGACTGGCATGTGCCGGATGACCTGGCAGGCAGCCTCGACGGAGACGAGGGGTTTTACCGGCTCGTCACCAGCTTTGCCACACGATCGGAAGACGTCGACCGCTTCGTCGAAGCCTGCTGA
- a CDS encoding Hsp20 family protein, with translation MRHVDFSPLYRSTVGFDRLFTMLDSLGQPDQSQTYPPYNIERTGENAYRITMAVAGFDESELSVEAREHTLTVKGEKSEDKGEESQFLHRGIAKRAFERRFQLADHVEIKSASLKNGLLHIDLVREIPEAAKPRRIEITSVASQPKQIEAQTL, from the coding sequence ATGCGTCACGTTGATTTCTCCCCTCTCTATCGTTCCACCGTCGGCTTTGATCGCCTTTTCACCATGCTTGACAGCCTTGGTCAGCCCGATCAGTCGCAGACCTATCCGCCCTACAACATCGAACGCACGGGCGAAAACGCCTATCGCATCACCATGGCCGTTGCCGGCTTCGACGAGAGCGAGCTTTCGGTCGAAGCACGTGAACACACACTGACAGTCAAGGGCGAAAAGAGCGAAGACAAAGGCGAGGAGAGCCAGTTTCTCCATCGCGGCATTGCCAAGCGCGCATTCGAGCGCCGCTTCCAGCTTGCCGACCATGTCGAGATCAAATCCGCTTCGCTGAAAAATGGTCTGCTCCATATCGATCTCGTTCGCGAGATCCCGGAGGCAGCCAAGCCGCGTCGCATCGAGATCACCTCGGTTGCCTCGCAGCCGAAGCAGATCGAGGCCCAGACCCTCTAA